The Methylopila sp. M107 genome contains the following window.
GGGCGATGAGATCGAATTCCGGAACGGCTCTGGCCATCGTCGCCATGATCGGAGGGCTCGCCGCGACCTCCGCCACCGCGCAGACGGCCGCGCCTCCGGCCGATCGCAAGCAGTGGACCGCGGTCATCCGCGACGCGTTCGCGGCGCAAAAGCCCGCGATCGAATCGATACGCGGCGTCACGGGCGTTCTGCGGCCGGAGCTTTCCATTACCATCCGATCTGACGGCTCCGTCGCCGATGTGAGCGTGAAACGGCCTTCCGGGTTCCAGGGCGCTGACGACGCCGCGATCCAGATGGTGAGGAATGCGGACCCGCTTCCCGCCTTCACGGCGGACATGCCGAAGGACGACCTGACGTTCACGCTGCCGGTCAATTTCAGCTTCGCGCCAAAAGCGGAGGAGGATGCGCGGCTGTTCGTGGACACGAAGGACGGCGTGCGCCTGGAAGTCCAGGCACCCCTGTATCTGCGCCCGGTTTCTGACGCGCCCGCGTTCGACGCGTTCGTAGAGGTTGTGGCGGGCAAAGAGCCGCCGCCATTCGCGGCCGCCGGTGAGCCGATCTGCGCGGTTGGGTTCAACAAAGAGGCCGTCGGACTGTCTCGGCCTGCGCAGTCCGAACTGAACGCGCCGGACCGCCTCGACCCGGCCAGGGACGAAGCAATCCTGTTTTTCTCTGGGAAAGGGCTCGAGGTCGAGCGCTCCGAGACCACGGATTATCGGTCGACCAAGCTTGTCGAGCTCTATCTGAAACCAAAGCCGGGAGGCGAGACCCCGGATCGGCGCTTCTATCAGGCGTCGTTCGGCTATCCCGACGGGCGCGTCACGATCTTCTGCTCTTCCGACGAGAAGGGCAGGACGGCGGCGCTCGACGCCTATCGCTCCATCCGAGACGGTTTCAGCTTCGCGCCGAAGTGACGCCGCTGCGTTCCCGACGTCAGTCGTCGTCGTCGCGATCGACCGTATGCGGAACCTGTCCCGCAGATTCGCCCATCGACGGCCGGCCGGCGGCGCGGCGCGCCAATGCGGCCTGATCGGATTTCGGCAGTTTCTGCGCGATCCCATAAAGCCGCTCGCGGCGGTCCATCTCGTCATAGACGTCCTGAGGCGAGACGCCGGTCGCCGACCAGAGCACGGCGAGATTGTAGATGAGGTCAGCGCTTTCGCGGATCAGCGCCTCGCGGGCGCCGATGACGGCTTCGATCGCGACCTCGGCGGCCTCCTCGGCCACCTTCTTCGCCATCTTGTTGACGCCCTCGCTCTTGAGGCGCGCGGTCCTGGAAAACGCCGGGTTCTCCTCGCTGGCGTCGCAAGCGGCCCTGAAGAGCCTGTCGATCGAATCGCTCATCGGCCTGCAATAACCCGTTAACCCGTCCATTGCGTGACGGTTTCGTTTACGAATCATTTACATAACGCGGCCGAGCGCGTTTCGCGTATGCAGTTTCCCTTAGACGCTCGGTGAAGACCGGTTTCGGCGACGCTTTCCGCTTCTTTTGAAGTCGCGGCCAACCGTCTATGACGGCGGCGCAGTTGCCCCTATAGTGCGGCGGCCGAGGGCCCCGCGCCCGCCCCTCTCCGGACCCTACATGCCGATCGTCGACATCGCCGTTGTTCTGGGCCTTGTGCTCCTGAACGGCTTCTTCGCCCTGTCGGAGCTCGCCATCGTCTCGGCCCGCAAGCCACGTCTGCGGATGATGGCGGACAGCGGCGACAAAGGGGCCGAACGGGCCATCAAGCTCGCCGACGACCCGTCGAGCTTCCTGTCCTCCGTCCAGATCGGCATCACGCTGATCGCGATCCTGACCGGCGTGGTCGGCGAAAGTTCGCTCGCAGACCCGTTCGCCGAGTTCCTGCGCGCCAACACCGGCCTCGACAAATATGCGGGCCCGGTCGCGAGCATCCTGGTCGTGTTCGGCATCGGCTATCTGTCGCTGATCCTCGGTGAGCTGGTCCCGAAGCGCGTCGCGCTGTCGAACCCGGAGACGATCGCGTCCTTCGTGGCGGGGCCGCTGTCCTTCGTCGCCGCGCTTGGCCGGCCCTTCGTGATCGTGCTCAACATCTCGTCCGCGCTCGTGCTGAAGCTGCTGCGCGTCAAGGAACAGGACGGCTCGAACGTCACCGAGGAAGAGGTGCGCAGCGTGATCGCCGAGGGCGTCGCGGCCGGTTCGATCGAGCCGGTCGAGAAGCGCATGATCGAGGGGGTGCTCGGCCTCGCCGACCGTCCAGTGCGCTCCATCATGACGCCGCGCCGCGAGGTGTTCTGGGTCGACGCGACCGACGATCTCGAGACCATCAAGACCGAACTCGCCGAAAGCCCGTTCTCGCGCGTCGTCGTCGGCAAGGACGGCTCCGTCGACGACCCGGTCGGCATCCTGCACAAGAAGGACGTGCTCGCGCGCGTGCTGTCGGGTCAAGTCTTCGACGTCGCCACTGAGGTCAAGGACCCGCTCTACGTGCCCGAAGGCGCCTCGGCGCTGTCGCTGCTGGAACTGTTCAAGTCGCAGCCGTCCTCGACCGCCTTCGTGGTCGATGAGTTCGGCGGTTTCGAAGGCATCGTCACCTCGCACGACGTGCTGGGCGCGATCGCCGGCGCGCTTCCGGAAGAACACGAGACGGCGGAAGACAAGGACATCCGCCGCCGCGAGGACGGCTCCTACATGGTCGACGGCCGCGCCTCGCTCGACACGGTGACCGAGACCTTCGCGTTCCGGATCCCGGAAAACGCGCAGGGCGAGTTCCACACCGCGGCGGGCCTCGTCATCGCGGAGCTCGGCCGCATCCCGAACGAGGGCGACACGATCGACGTCGGCGGCTGGATCGTCGAGGTGATCGACATGGACGGCCCGCGCGTCGACAAGCTGATGTTCCGCGCCCGCGCGGCCGCGCATGGCGACGCCGGGGCGACGACGTCCGCCGGCGTTGGCGCCTGACGAAAAGCCTTCGGTGGACGCTCAGACGCCGGCCGGACCAAGCGCTGCCGACCTTCAGCGCGCGTTCCAGCGGGCGCTCGACCTTGCGCTCGCCCACGCCGCGCGGGGCTCGGACGCGCCGGCGTTCCGGCGCGCGCATCCGGACGCGCTCGGCCGGCTGGGCGACGTTCCCGACCGCGGCCGTCCGCTCGACGAGGCGCTCGCCGCCCTGATCGAGGATGGTCTTTCGCCGGGCATGGACACCGGACACCGGCGGTTCTTCGCGTTCATCCCGAGCCCGGCTTCTCCGGTTTCGTGGCTGGGCGAGTTCGCGGCGGCGGTCCACAATCGTCACGCCGGATCGGAGCTGCAGTCCCAAGGCGTCGCCGCGATCGAGCGCGCGGTCGTCCGCTTCCTTTGCGACGCCGCAGGCTATCCCCAAACCTCCGGAGGCCTGTTCGTCTCGGGCGGCTCGACCGCCAATCTCGCGGGCCTGTGCGTCGCGCGCGACCAGAGGCTCGGCGAGGCTAAGCGGTCGCGGGGCGTCGTCTACCTCACGCGCGAGACGCATTCATCGGTCGCGAAGGCGTTGCGTATCCTTGGCTTTTTCGACTCCCAGATCCGCGTCGTCGCCATCGACGGCGCGCGCCGGATGGACGTCGCCGCTCTCGCGGCCGCCGTAACGGCCGACCGCGACGCCGGCCGACGACCTTTCGCGGTCGTGGCGAGCGCCGGGACAACCAACACCGGGGCGGTCGATCCGCTGTCCGAAATCGCGGATCTTTGCGGGCGCGAGAATCTGTGGCTTCACGTCGACGGCGCCTACGGGGCCTCGGCGCTGCTGTCGCCCGCCCACCGGCCGCTGCTCGCAGGGATCGAGCGCGCCGACAGCCTGAGCTGGGACGCCCACAAATGGCTGTTCCAGACCTATGGCTGCGGCATGCTGCTGGTGCGCGACAGGTCGTTGCTCGCGCCGAGCTTCGCGCTGACCTCCGACTACCTGCGCGACGGCGCGGCGGAGGGCGTCGAGCCGAACTTCTGGGACCTCGGCCCCGAACTTACCCGGCCCGCCCGCGCCGCGCGGCTCTGGCTGACGCTCCAGACCATGGGCCGCGACGGCATGGCGGCCGCGATCGCGCACGGTTTCTCGCTCGCTCAGGCCGCCGAGAAGGCCGTCCGGGCCACGCCGGGCTGGATCGTCGTCTCGCCGGCGCAACTCGCGATCACGGCGTTCCGCTACGCGCCCGCGGCGCTGTCCGACGAGGACGCGGACGCGGCGAACGCGCAGGCGGCGAGACGGCTGATGGAGGAGGGCTTCGCGGTTGTCGGCACCACCCGGCTCGACGGGCGGCTGTCCTTGCGGATCTGCGCGATCCACCCCCAGGCGACGGCGGCCGACATGACCGCCACGGTGAAGCGGCTCGACGAACTGGTTCGCGGGATCGGTTAGTTCGTCGGCGCGGCCGCGGGCGCCGCGCCGCTGCGCGCCTCGCCGCGCGGCGTGCGGTCGACGAGGTCCGGCCTGAGCTTGGGGGAGGCGAGCGGGCCTTCGAGCGTCACCGGCAGCGACCACCCGCCGCCTGCCGGCTTCACAGAACCCTTCAGATGGACGCGCCGGTCGACGAGCGACGCCGCGCCCGCGAGCGCAAAACTCGCGTCGGGGCCGAGGATCGAGACGTCGTCGGTGCGGGCCACGCCGCGCTCGATCCTGAACTGCGCGTCGGCGCTGGAAACGTCCATACGCCGGCCGAGGCCGACAAGCGCAAGCGTCCGGCTGCGGCCGATGCGCTCCAGCGCGCCGTCCGTCACGCGCCCAGAGGCCTTTCCGGACAGACCGGCGACCAGGTCCGCGACCGAGGAGCCGGTTCCGACGACCGCGAGTTCGCCCGTCAGCGATCCCGACATCTGCGGGGATTTATCGAGCGCGGACAGAGCCTCGTCGAGCGCGACGCCGGTCACGGCGCCCTCTAGCGTCATCTTCGCGCCGCGGCCTTCCGGTTCGAGCGACAGGCGGCCGCCGAGCGAGCCGCCATAGGCTTCGGCTTCGCCGATCGACAGGTCCAGCCCGTCTCCGCCGACCGCGACGGTCGCCGCAGTCTGCCCGAGCGTGAGGCGGCCAAGCTTGACCTCCTCGGCCGAAAGCCGGAGATCGAGGGTCCAGCCCTTGAGGCCGCCGAGCTCGATCTCGGCCGCGCTCCAGCCGTCCGTCTTGAGCACCTGCGGCGCAAGCATCGCCACGTAAGGAAGGGCGTCGAGCTTGCCTGCATCGACCGTGGCCTCGATGCTCGGGCGGCCGTCGCTCGTCGCGGTTAGGCGTCCGGCGCCCATGAAACTGTCGCCCGAGAGGTCGAGTTCGGCGTTCGACACCGCGAGGCCCTGCGCATCGAGCACGCCACGGCCTGCGAGCGAGAGGCTGACGCGCGCGGCGCGATCGCCGCCGCGCCCGACGCCGAGCCAGGCGAGCGTCTCGCCGAGCGAGATCGCGCGGGCGCTGATCTCGCCGCTGAACTTCGGGCCGTTCTCGTCGATCGCCTCGCCGTCGAACAGCAGCCGCGCGCCGCCGCCCTCGATGCGGGCGCGGAACGGCGCGCGCTGTCCGTTCGACAGGGCGGTGAGATCGGCGAGCTGGAACGTCGCCTCGACGGGCGCGCCCGCGAAGCGTCCATAACCGGATATTGCGAGCGGCCCGCCGTCGCGCGGCCAGACGAGGCCGGCCTCGAGCCTGTCGATCACCCGGCCCGCCACCGTGAGGCGCCCGTCCGTCAGCCTGAGCGCCGGACGGGCGGCGTCGGGCGCGCGGCCGCGAAGTCCGGCGAGCGCGTCTCCGACCGGCGCACGGTCGAGCGCGATCTCCGGCCGGTCGAGCGAGATTTCGGACAGTTCGAGCCGCCCTTGAAAGAGCGCCCAGAGCCGCAGCGAGCCTGCGAGTTCGCGCGCCATGACGAAAGGCGGTTCGCCCGGACGGGCGAGGCTGACGCCGGGAACGCGCACCCGCGGCGTCGGGAAGAGAGAGATTTCGGCGGCCCCGCGGGTCTCGACCTTGAGGCCGGTCGCGTCGCCCAGCGCTGCGACGACGCGCTCGCCCGCCCCGTCAAACGGGGCGCGATGGACAGCCGCGCCGACGCAAAGCACAACGCCGCACACGACAGCCGCGGCGACGATCCAGGAAAGCCTGCGGCGCGCTGACTGTATCACGGACATGACATCTTATACCGCAGCGCAATGAAACGACCAAGCGGGCCGTTTCGAAGGGCAACAGGGCGACCTATAACCAGATTCACCCTCCCGTGTTCCGCCAATCCAAGTCTGGAGCATCCCGCCGATGTCGAGTTCTTCCGACGCTCCGCTTTGGACGCCGTCTCCCGAGCGCGTCGCGGAAAGCGCGATGGCGCGTTTCGCCGTTGAGGCCGGCGCCCGGGCGGGCCGGCAGCTCGATGGGTTCCGCGCCCTGCACGCCTGGTCGATCGAGGATCGAGAAGGCTTTTGGGACCTGCTCTGGGATTTTTGCGGCGTCGTGGGCGAGAAGGGCGGGACGGTCCTGGAGAATGGCGACGCCATGCCGGGCGCGCGGTTCTTCCCCCACGGCCACCTGAACTTCGCCGAGAACCTGTTGAAGCGCACCGGCCCGGGCGACGCGCTCGTTTTCAAGGGCGAGGACAAGGCGTCCGCCCGCGTCAGCTGGGACGAACTGCGTGCGCTGGTCTCCCGCATCCAGCGGGCGCTCGAGGCCGCCGGCGTGCGCGAGGGCGACCGGGTCGCCGCCATGATGCCGAACCGGCCCGAAACCATCGCCTTCATGCTGGCGACGGCGTCGCTCGGGGCGATCTGGTCGTCCTGCTCGCCGGACTTCGGCGAGCGCGGCGTGCTCGACCGCTTCGGGCAGATCGAGCCCAAGATTTTCGTGACCGTCGACGGCTACTGGTACGCAGGAAAACGCATTGAAATCCTGTCCAAGCTGAAGCCGATCACGGAGCAGCTTGGAACTGTCGAGCGCACCGTCGTCGTGCCCTATCTCGGCGCGGCCGCCGAGGTCGCGAGCGAGCTGAAGAACGCCGTCTCACTCGACGCTTTCCTCAAGGGGCACGAGCCCGGGCCGGTCATGTACCGGCGCATGCCGTTCGGCGCGCCGCTCTACGTGATGTTCTCGTCCGGCACGACGGGCGTGCCCAAGTGCATCATCCACTCGGCCGGCGGCACGCTGCTGCAGCAGCTGAAGGAGCACGTGCTGCATTCCGACGTCCGCGAGGACGACCGGGTGTTCTACTTCACCACCTGCGGCTGGATGATGTGGAACTGGCTGGTCGCGGGGCTTGGCGCTGGCGCCACGCTGCTGCTCTACGACGGCTCCCCGTTTCACCCGACCCCCGCCGTGCTGTTCGACTTCGCCGACGAGGAGAAGATGACGTTCTTCGGCACGTCCGCGAAGTGGATCGACGGGGTGAAGAAGCAGGGGCTCGTCCCGCGCGAAACCCACGATCTCTCGAGCGTGCGCGCCATGGCCTCGACCGGCTCGCCGCTTGCGGATTCGAGCTTCGACTGGGTCTATGAGGCGGTGAAGTCCGACATGCAGCTCGCCTCGATCTCGGGCGGCACCGACATCGTCTCGTGCTTCGTGCTGGGCAACCCGATGGAGCCGGTGTTCCGCGGCGAGATCCAGGGACCGGGGCTGGGCCTCGCGGTCGCGACGCTCGACGACGACGGAAAGCCTCTGGCGCGCGGCAAGGGCGAGCTCAGCTGCGTGAGGGCGTTTCCGGCGATGCCGATCGGCTTCTGGAACGATCCGGACGGCGAAAAATATCGCGCCGCCTATTTCGAGCGGTTTCCGAACGTCTGGGTCCATGGCGACTTCGCGGAGTGGACGGCGCACGGCGGACTGATCATCCACGGCCGCTCGGACGCCACCCTCAACCCCGGCGGCGTGCGCATCGGCACGGCGGAGATCTACGCGCAGGTCGAGAAGATGGAGGAGGTGGTCGAGGCGCTCTGCATCGGCCAGGACTATGACGGCGACGTCCGCGTGGTGCTGTTTGTCCGGCTCGCCGAGAGCGCAAGCCTCGACGAGCCGCTGGTCAAGACCATCAAGTCGAAGATCCGCGAGGGCGCCTCGCCGCGCCACGTGCCGGCCAAGATCGTGGCGGTGACGGACATCCCGCGCACCAAGTCGGGCAAGATCGTCGAGCTCGCGGTGCGCGAGGTGGTGCATGGAAGGCCGGTGAAGAACAAGGAGGCGCTGGCGAACCCGGAGGCGCTGGAGCTGTTCGCGGATCTGGAGGAGCTAAAGGCTTGAAGAATACTAAAAGCAGGAGGGAGGCTTAGCCGCCCTCCTGCGCATTATGGTGCATCTAGTCAGGCGTACTGGATGAGAACCCAGACGACCGCCTGCCCACGGTACGGAGGCATCCGGTTTCCGATCGCGATCGGCGCGGTGGCCGAGCGATCGAACTCAACAGCCCAAACCCCACTTTCGGGGCAAAGCTGTCCGGTATGCGCCTTCGTGCCAAGGGGAGCGAGCCGAGCTGCATAGCTCATGCTGTCCTCCATAGCTGGAAGAGCAGCCGGGACTCTTGACGCATCCACTGCGACGACTCATTGTCGTCACTGTCAGAGATGACACGCACCCAACGTCCCGACTGCGGACTTGTTGGGTTCACGGGCCGCTTGGTTGCGCTGGGCGGCCCGTGACTTTCCAAGATTGGACGGAGTCTCCGGCTCCGGTCAAGCAGTCGTGGTGCTGCTTTGCAATAGGCACAGGATCTAGTATCAACCAAAGTCCGTCGCTGCCGCTTGGGCCGCGGATCAAGTAGTTGATTTAATTAAAGTTTTTGAATTTGTGCCCCTCTTGTTCCGCCGGCGGGGATCCTGTGGATTGTGGGTGGGGTGAAATTGACTATCCCGGACGGCGTCTCGCGAATCGTCGATATCTAGCTACTCCAGCTTCGCGCCCGAAATCCGCACCAGCTCCTTCCAGTACGGGTTCTCGTCCGCGATCCGCTTCTTCAGCTCGGCCGGAGAGCCGTCCGTCACCGGCGAAAACCCCGTCGGCTCCAGTTTGGCCCGCAGGCCGGCGTCCGTCATCGCGGCTGTCACGGCGTCGAACACGGCCTTCGCCTTGTCGTCCGCCAAGCCCTTTGGGCCGGCGAGCGCGTACCAGGTCTGGATGTCGACATCGCCGAGGCCGAGATCCGAAAACTCCTTCATCGAGGGAACGTCCGGCAGCGCCGCGATCCGCTCCTTCGAGCCGACGGCGAGCGCGACGAACTTGCCCTCGCGCACCTGCGGGGCGATCGCGGGCGTCACGTCGAACATGATCTCGATCTGGCCGCCGAGCAGGTCGAGGATCGCGGGCCCGCCGCCCTTGTAGGGCACATGGACGATCGAGGCGCCGGTCTTCTGCTTCACGAGCTCGATCCCAAGATGCGAGATCGTGCCGACGCCCGAAGACCCCATCCGCACCTGGTCGGGATTGGCCTTGGACCAGGCGATCAGATCACGAAACGACTTCCAGCCCTTTTCGCGCGCCGTCTCAGCGTTGGCGACGCACACGATCGTGCCGGTCGCGACGCGGGTGATGGGGGTGAGGTCAGCGTCGGGGTCGTAGGGGAGGGACGGGTAGAGATAGCGGTTCGCGATCAGCTGCGTGACGTTGAGCAGGCCGAGCGTCGACCCGTCCGGTTCGGCGCGGGCAAGCGCGCCGGTCCCGATCGAGCCGCCGGCGCCGCCGCGGTTTTCCACCACGATGGTCCCGAGCTTCGGTTCGAGCTTCTCGGCCAGCAGCCGGCCGAGCTGGTCGACCGCGCCGCCGGGCGGGTAGGGCACGATCAGCGTGACGGTCGCGGCGCGGGCGGGCGACGCGGCGAGCGCCGCCATGGCGGACGCGCCGGCGAGAAGCGCGCGGCGGGAAAGCGCAAAGCTCATGGCGTCGGCGCCTTCGACGGCAGCTTCAGGTACTCGCGCCCGACCTTCACGAGATCGAAGCTCTTCCAGCCGCCGGCGCCGTCGGGCAGCTCGTAGCGCACGATGTCGGCGGTGGCGTAGGTGCGCGACAGGCGCGCCGGCAGGTAGGAGCCGGTGCCGACCACGTCGACCGGCGCCGAAAGATTGCCGAACACGCGGCATTTCAGCGTGTCGAAGCCGGACGAGGCGACGATCTTGGGCGTCTTGAATCCGGCGTCGTCGAGCGCCTTTCTGAAAAAGATCACGGCCGCGGCCGTGACGCCCGTGCCGAACAGGAACTTGTCACGCACCTCGTCCGAGGTCATGCCGCCGAGTTCTTCGAGATCGAAGCCGGCGAGCGCGAGCTTCGCGACCTCGCTCGGCGTGTGGCGGTGGGTCCATTTCAGCAGCGTTCGGACGCTCTCGTCCCAGTCGAGCCCTTCGAGATGCCGGCCGCCATGGGTGTCGAGCCGGAAGGCGAGCTCTTTCCCGGCCCGGCCCGGCCCGGCCTCGCCATAGAACCAGCGGCACACAGTGAGCGCGTCCGAGACCTCGCGGCCGTCATAGTCGTTGAGCACCGTGTAGCGGCGCTCGTTCGGGAACTGCGCGGCGTAGAGCTTCACGGCCTCCAGCGTCGCGCTCTCGGCGTCGGGGCTGCGGTCCTCCATCAGCATCTTCGCCTTGGCGTAGCCGATCAGCGAATGCGGCATGGTGCCGAGGCCGAGCGCCGTCCCGAACAAGGGCGCCGCGATGTCGGTGGATGTGCCGATGAAACCCTTCGCGCCCATCAGCTTCGCGGTGCGGGAGCCGACCGACGCGCCGTAGGAGCAGGCGAGGTGCATGTCGTCGCCGCTCGTATGCCGCGCGTCCATGGCGAGGAACTCGGCCTCGGGAAGCGCGCGCGCCATGGAAAAGGCGTTGAAGGCCGAGACGCAGGCGAAACCGATGCGCTGGAGCAGCAGGGTTTCGAGCGTCGACAGCGCGACGAGCGAGCCCGTGACGTAGAGCATCGGTTTCGTCGAGGCGAGCATCGTGCCCTCGGGGACAGTGCGGGCGATCTCCAGCGGGATCGTCGCGTTCTCCGGATAGGCGGCGCGGAGGAATTCGATCGCAGGGTCGATCGCCGTCACGGCGTCGGAGCGGAGGAACACGGCGTAGGTGACGCGCGCGTCGCCTTGGCCTGCGACGATCTCGGCGGTCTTCGCGAAATAGGCGTCGGTGCGGGCGGCGACGAAGGCCGGATCGGAAAGGTCTTGCGGCACGGGTCGGCGGCTCCGTCGATGTGGTCGTCGCCGGACCGAAGGTAGGGCGGGCGTCGCCCGATGTCGCGGCTTTGAACAGGCGAGAGGCGGCGCAGCGCCGGTGGTCGACGGCTTACGACGCGAAGGCGATCGGCGCGCCGCTGAGCGGGTGGTCCATCACCTCCATGTCGACGCCGTAGATCGCCTTGAGCTGATCCTTCGCGACGATGCGCTCCGGCGATCCGCGGGCGATCAGCCGGCCGCTGTGAAGCGCCGCGAGGTCGTCGCAGAAGCGGGCCGCCATGTTGACGTCGTGCAGCACGACGATCACCCCGAGCCCGCGCCGCTGCGACAGGCTCCGCACCAGCGCCAGCACCTCGATCTGATGAGCGACGTCGAGCGCGGAGGTCGGCTCGTCCAGCAGCAGCCAGCGCGCCTGCTGGGCGACCAGCATGGCGATCCAGACGCGCTGCCGCTCGCCGCCCGAGAGTTCGTCCACCATGCGGTCGGCAAACCCCTCGACGTCGGCGAGCGCCATCGCCTCCTCG
Protein-coding sequences here:
- a CDS encoding energy transducer TonB; the encoded protein is MIGGLAATSATAQTAAPPADRKQWTAVIRDAFAAQKPAIESIRGVTGVLRPELSITIRSDGSVADVSVKRPSGFQGADDAAIQMVRNADPLPAFTADMPKDDLTFTLPVNFSFAPKAEEDARLFVDTKDGVRLEVQAPLYLRPVSDAPAFDAFVEVVAGKEPPPFAAAGEPICAVGFNKEAVGLSRPAQSELNAPDRLDPARDEAILFFSGKGLEVERSETTDYRSTKLVELYLKPKPGGETPDRRFYQASFGYPDGRVTIFCSSDEKGRTAALDAYRSIRDGFSFAPK
- the hisE gene encoding phosphoribosyl-ATP diphosphatase, whose product is MSDSIDRLFRAACDASEENPAFSRTARLKSEGVNKMAKKVAEEAAEVAIEAVIGAREALIRESADLIYNLAVLWSATGVSPQDVYDEMDRRERLYGIAQKLPKSDQAALARRAAGRPSMGESAGQVPHTVDRDDDD
- a CDS encoding CNNM domain-containing protein, with the protein product MPIVDIAVVLGLVLLNGFFALSELAIVSARKPRLRMMADSGDKGAERAIKLADDPSSFLSSVQIGITLIAILTGVVGESSLADPFAEFLRANTGLDKYAGPVASILVVFGIGYLSLILGELVPKRVALSNPETIASFVAGPLSFVAALGRPFVIVLNISSALVLKLLRVKEQDGSNVTEEEVRSVIAEGVAAGSIEPVEKRMIEGVLGLADRPVRSIMTPRREVFWVDATDDLETIKTELAESPFSRVVVGKDGSVDDPVGILHKKDVLARVLSGQVFDVATEVKDPLYVPEGASALSLLELFKSQPSSTAFVVDEFGGFEGIVTSHDVLGAIAGALPEEHETAEDKDIRRREDGSYMVDGRASLDTVTETFAFRIPENAQGEFHTAAGLVIAELGRIPNEGDTIDVGGWIVEVIDMDGPRVDKLMFRARAAAHGDAGATTSAGVGA
- a CDS encoding aminotransferase class V-fold PLP-dependent enzyme; the encoded protein is MDAQTPAGPSAADLQRAFQRALDLALAHAARGSDAPAFRRAHPDALGRLGDVPDRGRPLDEALAALIEDGLSPGMDTGHRRFFAFIPSPASPVSWLGEFAAAVHNRHAGSELQSQGVAAIERAVVRFLCDAAGYPQTSGGLFVSGGSTANLAGLCVARDQRLGEAKRSRGVVYLTRETHSSVAKALRILGFFDSQIRVVAIDGARRMDVAALAAAVTADRDAGRRPFAVVASAGTTNTGAVDPLSEIADLCGRENLWLHVDGAYGASALLSPAHRPLLAGIERADSLSWDAHKWLFQTYGCGMLLVRDRSLLAPSFALTSDYLRDGAAEGVEPNFWDLGPELTRPARAARLWLTLQTMGRDGMAAAIAHGFSLAQAAEKAVRATPGWIVVSPAQLAITAFRYAPAALSDEDADAANAQAARRLMEEGFAVVGTTRLDGRLSLRICAIHPQATAADMTATVKRLDELVRGIG
- a CDS encoding AsmA-like C-terminal region-containing protein — encoded protein: MSVIQSARRRLSWIVAAAVVCGVVLCVGAAVHRAPFDGAGERVVAALGDATGLKVETRGAAEISLFPTPRVRVPGVSLARPGEPPFVMARELAGSLRLWALFQGRLELSEISLDRPEIALDRAPVGDALAGLRGRAPDAARPALRLTDGRLTVAGRVIDRLEAGLVWPRDGGPLAISGYGRFAGAPVEATFQLADLTALSNGQRAPFRARIEGGGARLLFDGEAIDENGPKFSGEISARAISLGETLAWLGVGRGGDRAARVSLSLAGRGVLDAQGLAVSNAELDLSGDSFMGAGRLTATSDGRPSIEATVDAGKLDALPYVAMLAPQVLKTDGWSAAEIELGGLKGWTLDLRLSAEEVKLGRLTLGQTAATVAVGGDGLDLSIGEAEAYGGSLGGRLSLEPEGRGAKMTLEGAVTGVALDEALSALDKSPQMSGSLTGELAVVGTGSSVADLVAGLSGKASGRVTDGALERIGRSRTLALVGLGRRMDVSSADAQFRIERGVARTDDVSILGPDASFALAGAASLVDRRVHLKGSVKPAGGGWSLPVTLEGPLASPKLRPDLVDRTPRGEARSGAAPAAAPTN
- a CDS encoding acetoacetate--CoA ligase, which gives rise to MSSSSDAPLWTPSPERVAESAMARFAVEAGARAGRQLDGFRALHAWSIEDREGFWDLLWDFCGVVGEKGGTVLENGDAMPGARFFPHGHLNFAENLLKRTGPGDALVFKGEDKASARVSWDELRALVSRIQRALEAAGVREGDRVAAMMPNRPETIAFMLATASLGAIWSSCSPDFGERGVLDRFGQIEPKIFVTVDGYWYAGKRIEILSKLKPITEQLGTVERTVVVPYLGAAAEVASELKNAVSLDAFLKGHEPGPVMYRRMPFGAPLYVMFSSGTTGVPKCIIHSAGGTLLQQLKEHVLHSDVREDDRVFYFTTCGWMMWNWLVAGLGAGATLLLYDGSPFHPTPAVLFDFADEEKMTFFGTSAKWIDGVKKQGLVPRETHDLSSVRAMASTGSPLADSSFDWVYEAVKSDMQLASISGGTDIVSCFVLGNPMEPVFRGEIQGPGLGLAVATLDDDGKPLARGKGELSCVRAFPAMPIGFWNDPDGEKYRAAYFERFPNVWVHGDFAEWTAHGGLIIHGRSDATLNPGGVRIGTAEIYAQVEKMEEVVEALCIGQDYDGDVRVVLFVRLAESASLDEPLVKTIKSKIREGASPRHVPAKIVAVTDIPRTKSGKIVELAVREVVHGRPVKNKEALANPEALELFADLEELKA
- a CDS encoding tripartite tricarboxylate transporter substrate binding protein, with amino-acid sequence MSFALSRRALLAGASAMAALAASPARAATVTLIVPYPPGGAVDQLGRLLAEKLEPKLGTIVVENRGGAGGSIGTGALARAEPDGSTLGLLNVTQLIANRYLYPSLPYDPDADLTPITRVATGTIVCVANAETAREKGWKSFRDLIAWSKANPDQVRMGSSGVGTISHLGIELVKQKTGASIVHVPYKGGGPAILDLLGGQIEIMFDVTPAIAPQVREGKFVALAVGSKERIAALPDVPSMKEFSDLGLGDVDIQTWYALAGPKGLADDKAKAVFDAVTAAMTDAGLRAKLEPTGFSPVTDGSPAELKKRIADENPYWKELVRISGAKLE
- a CDS encoding ATP-binding cassette domain-containing protein, translated to MPIADVPPPDADFELVDASFAIAGRALLQPLTTRFASRAVTGLVGHNGSGKSTLLKLLARQQAATSGEVRYGGRRIDEWRARAFAREVAYLPQHPPLAAGLKAKELVALGRYPWHGALGRFGPEDARAVEEAMALADVEGFADRMVDELSGGERQRVWIAMLVAQQARWLLLDEPTSALDVAHQIEVLALVRSLSQRRGLGVIVVLHDVNMAARFCDDLAALHSGRLIARGSPERIVAKDQLKAIYGVDMEVMDHPLSGAPIAFAS